The following proteins come from a genomic window of Lolium rigidum isolate FL_2022 chromosome 5, APGP_CSIRO_Lrig_0.1, whole genome shotgun sequence:
- the LOC124657535 gene encoding auxin-responsive protein SAUR36-like, whose protein sequence is MVSAKRLAQLAKKWQRMASMGRKRITQTTTAKRVAKESCATTSVAVKGHCVVYTSEGERFEVPVSYLGTAVFGELLRMSQEEFGFGGGDDGRITLPSEATVMEYAMCLLRRDASREVVKAFLSSIAWPCSFDGGVVAPCIGLNLHVAVC, encoded by the coding sequence ATGGTCAGTGCCAAGAGGCTCGCCCAACTGGCAAAGAAGTGGCAGCGGATGGCGTCCATGGGGAGGAAGAGGATCACACAGACTACAACGGCGAAAAGAGTCGCCAAGGAGAGCTGCGCGACGACCTCAGTAGCGGTGAAGGGACACTGTGTGGTGTACACCTCTGAAGGGGAAAGGTTCGAGGTGCCAGTGTCATACCTAGGCACCGCGGTCTTCGGCGAGCTCCTGAGGATGTCTCAGGAGGAGTTCGGGTTCGGGGGCGGTGACGATGGCCGCATCACTCTGCCCTCTGAAGCCACGGTCATGGAATATGCCATGTGCTTGCTCAGGAGAGATGCCTCTAGGGAAGTAGTGAAGGCATTCCTAAGCTCCATTGCATGGCCGTGCAGCTTTGATGGCGGTGTGGTGGCACCATGCATAGGGCTTAACCTGCATGTGGCGGTTTGTTAA